AAATCACAATGAATGTAAACTGAAAAAAAAGAGGGCGTTTTCATACACGGCCAAAGCGACACTGAAAATAAACACCAATTTCTCCCACGCTGCAGCAACCCCCCCACCGCGGCCAGATCCCGCACATCTGATCTCACTGAGATCCACCCTGCCCCCCGGCGGCCATGGCCGTGCCGTCCGCCGCGCCCACCCCGCGCTCCCCTCGCCCGGACTCATCGGCGGCCGCCGACGCgcccgccgacgccgccccgtcCCTGGACTTCGGCGACCCGGCCtccctcgccgccctccgcggcCTCACCGACGCCGGCGCCGCCACCCGCCTGCTCCACGAGTGCGTCGCCTACCAGCGCGCCCTCGACGCCCGCCTCGACGCGCTCCTCGCCCGCCGCCCCGACCTcgaccgcgccgccgcctccctgcTCCGCTCCGCCCCGCCGCTCCTCTCGCTCGCCGCCTCCGACGCCGCCGCGCTCAGGgagtcctcctcctccaccgcgGCCCTCGCCGAGGCGCTCTCCTCCCGCGTCCGCCACCTCGACGCCGCGCACTCGCGCGCCGAGTCCGCCCTGGCCCGCGCCGAGGCGGCCCTCGACCGCTCCCGCGCGCTCGACGCCGCGCGCCGCGCCCTGGCCGCCGACGACCTCgcggccgccgccaccgccgcgcaCGAGTTCCTGGCCATCGACGCGCGGTTCCCCACCGATGACGACCTCCGCCGCGACCTGCTCGACATCAAGCGCCGCCTGGAGGGCCTCGCGCGCCGGAGGCTCTCCGCCGCGGTCGACGCCCAGGACCACCCCGCCGTGCTGCGCCTCGTGCGCCTCTTCCCCCTCCTCGACCTCGCGCCCGAGGGCCTCCAGGTCTATGTCGCCTACCTCAAGAAGGTCGTCGCCCTCCGCGCCCGCGCAGACTTCGAGCACCTCACCGACCTAATCTCTGCAACCCAGCCTACCCCGGAGCGCCCTGATTTCGTTGGCTGCCTCACCCGTCTCTTCAAGGATATTGTGCTCGCTGTTGAGGAGAATGACGCGGTGCTTCGTGAGCTACGGGGCGAGGATGGTGTTGCGTATGCCATCATCGAGCTGCAGGAGGAATGCGACTCAAGGGGCACCCAGATCCTTCGTCGTTATGCCGATTACCGGAAGCTTGCCCGTCTTTCGTCAGATATAAACTCCTATACCAAGAACCTTCTCTCGGTCATGGGTTCTGTGGCCAATGCCGCAGGTGGTAGTGAAGGGCCTGACCCCAGGGAGGTTGAGATTTATCTAGAGGAGATTCTTGCATTGACACAACTGGGTGAAGACTATACCGAGTTTATGGTGAACAAGATCCGTGGACTGAGGGATGTCAAGCCTGAACTCGGGCCGCAAGCTATGAAAGCCTTCCGTAATGGTAGCTTTAATAAAATGGAGAAGGATTTGACTGGGTATTATGTGATCTTGGAGGAGTTCTTCATGGTGGAGAACATAAGGAAGGCCATCCAGATTGATGAGCCAGTGCCTGATGGTCTCACGACCTCAATGGTCGACGATGTGTTCTTTCTACTGCAGAGCTGCTGCCGGCGGGCAGCATTCACTGCAAGCATCAACTCGCTACTTGCTGTGCTTGGTGGGGCAACGAGCCTACTAAGCAATGAGTTCCAGGAGGCACTACAGTGGAGAATGAGGGAGCCAAACTTGGGCGCAAAGCTCTTCTTAGGTGGTGTTGGAGTTCAGAAGACCGGGGAGGAGATTGCAACTGCGCTGAACAACATGGATGTGAGCTCAGAATATGTCCTGAAGCTCCGCCATGAGGTCGAGGAGCTCTGTGCAGAGGTGAGTTTATTTTTGTCTCCTTCTACCTGTTTGTGTATGTCAACACTGGCACGGATTTGGCAGTTAAGCTTTGTACACATTTAATTAAGATGAACTCAATTCGATAGTATGCTTCTTCTGTGTGTTCTAGGTTGCCATTTTTTAAAGTAGAAGCCCACAATATGGTGACATTCTCTagaaagtactccctccgtcccataatataagagcgttttttgacacttttagtgtcaaaaaacgctcttatattatgggaaggagggagtagttgttaGTAGTATCATTCTGTCTGAACAGACACAGACTGTTTCAAATGTTAAGGGTTGCATGCACCTTCTTTGAACTGCAAGCTTAGTTAGCTCCAACTAGTTGCTGTGTTGATAAATCCTTAGGCACTTCTCATATTTTTGTGGTTGTAAACTTGTTTACTCGACGCTAATCGAAGTTGTGGGCCAGTGGCTATGATAATGTGATGACTGCTGCCATATCGATAGAAGAACAAGAAGCTATGAGCTCACTAACTTCTTATCCTGTTCCTAATACATTTATAGCCAGAAAATGATCTCAACCATTCACTTTATTCCATGTACTTGATCAATATGCCAAGTAAACTGAAATAGTTCCCTCACATCTGTATCAGATTAAATACCAGTTTTATAAATTCTTATACTGTTACTGTCTCTTAAGGACCTTTCTATATACTTAAGGGTTTCAATAGTTCCAATGCAATTTCTGTGTCATGTGCTTATGGTTACTATCAATTTATGACCAATTTGATGAACCAGTAAATTTGTGTAATAACATAACATCGCAGTTACGAAACACGTTTACTGGTATCCACAGTGCCATTATATTCATTCTTGCAAAGGATACACCACAAATCCTCTTATGAACTTTAATATCTTTGGACATGATGATCAACATGATTGGCATGGATAGAAACTTCGATTGTTGTCCTCAACTCAAAGAGACCCAGCACATGTGTTGTGCTGTCTCCTGCAAAGTGCAAAGTAACAACACATGGTTCTGGAAAATGCATGTCTGCATAGTTGTAACATAAATGATAGTAGTAGGCACAATTTCTCAGTCTTGTTAATTGGACGATTACACACATCAGTTTGCATGTAACCCACGattttttattttgcaatcttcgTTAGTGGAATGAAGGTTCCTGATGACTCACGAGCATTTCCTTCTGTTACTTCTGATTATTGAACTACATTTAAATGAAAAGTAATAATATCACGTATTATCTGGAACTCACTGCAAGCAACAACAAACGAAAAAGGTGTAACTATTTGCTCATAAATCTCAACTTCAATAGAAGATAATAGTACCAAAGAGTATTGTATATTTGTATTATGCTTTATACATGCCTAAAAGATATAGTACATCCATGGCGTCGACAAGTTTTCATTACTCTCCCAGCTGTGCAGCCTGACCTAATGTTGTGTCAGGGGTTGTTCCACCTAACATTACTAGTGCTTCAGTGTCAGCTAAACTGTTCTAGTAGGGTAAATTAATATTCGTAAACATAGGTATACTATTACAGGTGACAACCCTGAACCCTTGCTCTGCACCATGCAGCCTAGGAGCCCTCCGTTGAAACTAAAGCAGCCTGCCTACAACAAAACAGCTTAAATGATTCAGTACTGAACAAATATATCTACATCAAATAAGCTTAAGTGAATCATCTTTGCATTTGTCAGAAAAATCTTGCAACGGAAATAGCATTGTCAATTAAATATTCATTGCGAATGCCTGTCTCACAATCATCTCTTGTTTTCATGATCAAGATAAACAAGTGTCATGCAGATAACACTACTGCCACCATGCATTATTACATTATAATAATATATACAGGTACAACAATGGAGGTCCCTAGATCTTTTAACCCTATAGGTGGCTTGAAATGTAGGACCTAAAATCAATATCTTGATGATTCAAACAAATTCATGTTATTAATGTTGATTCCTTTAGGTTTTTGCATActgcaaaacaaaaacaaaaagattTACAAACTGCAAGGAGATTGCAGTTGAAATATAGTCCTCTCCTCAGCACTTCAAGTTGACAAATAACATAATTTACACAAATCGCTGGTTAGAAAGAAGGAATTAAGAAACAGAGATAATTGAAGAACAATATTACACGAATAAAATAGGATACCCCAGTAAAGCACATTGCCATATATACTCCATTCTGGCAAATTGAAAACCTTGTGCCTTGGCTGAATCTTTTGACGAGCTATCTTTAAATTGAATTTCTATATGTATGAAATAAGACTAGGAGCATTGATCACGAGATGTTTGATTGTCAGGTTTATAGTGTTTTCCCCTAGGCGACATCTTATATTTGGGTGTTAGCTATTGTGGTTGCGGTCAACTGGCCACTTCTGAAACATAGTGTGTTATTTCAAACAACTTTAGAACATGTGGTTTACCCATCAATGTGATTACAGAAGTATATAGATGTTTAAAATCTGTTCACATTGCAAACACACATTAATGGAATATCTTGTTTGCGAAATCTTACGTGGTACTCCTATGTTTGCAAGCGGATTTCATCCTTTTATGCATGCAATCAATTTTTAAAACTTTGACCACCAATATACATAAGTATTTTTAGATTGGTCACATGGAAATGATCTTATCATATTATACTATTTACTAGATTGGTCATTAGAAATTCTTACACATGATTAAAGTTTCCCTTCCAATTTTTTTACAGTTTAATATATTTAATTTTTGGTAATAATAAGAGGTAGTTTCTCTTCCAAAAAAACACTACAGTTTAAATTTTTGTTTGGTAATAAGAAGAGGAACTAATGGTCAAGTTATCTGTTGTACTGTATCCATGTCCAAAGTGACAAGTAAAGAGATTGGATGAAAAATATTCTCTTTTGAAATTATTAGGAATTAACTCACTTACAAATGGTATGGCTCTTATGTGTTGTTCCTCGATTCCTCGATCTTGTGTGAAGCAGCTAATGGTTTGATTGAGCTATGGTAACTTAATCTCAATGGTCTTTTAGTCATCTCTGACAACTGAATTGCTCTGCTGCTTTTCATCACAGATTTTCCATGCTCCTGCTGACCGAGAGAAGATCAAGTCCTGTTTATCGGAGCTAGGTGAAATCAATGCTTCCTACAAGAAGATCCTTTATTCTGGGCTGGAGCACTTAGTGGCATCTATTGCGCCTCGCATTCGTCCTGTCCTTGACACGGTTACCACTGTTAGCTATGAGCTGGATGATGCCGAATACGGGGAAAATGAGGTGAATGACCCATGGGTGCAGAAGCTTCTCCTTGCAGTTGACACTAATGTTACATGGCTCCAGCCAATGATGACATCGAACAACTACGATTCTTTTGTGCACCTGGTCATCGACTTCATTGTCAAGAGGCTTGAGGTTATCATGATGCAGAAGAGGTTCAGCCAGCTCGGTGGCCTGCAGCTCGACAAGGAGGTTCGCTCCCTAATCAACCATTTCTCGGAGATGTCACAGAGGCCAGTGCGAGACAAGTTCTCGAGGCTTTCCCAGATGTCGACCATCCTGAACTTCGAGCGCGTGTCTGAGATACTGGACTTCTGGGGTGACAATGCTGGGCATCTGACATGGCTGTTGACACCTGCGGAGGTGAGGAGGGTCTTAGGGCTTAGGATCGACTTCAGGCCCGAAGCGATTTCTGCTTTGAGACTCTAACTTGTGCATTTAAAATACACACTTGTCACACTATTGTTCATTTGTATGTGATATATCATGAAATGTTTTCCCTGTTTTTGTCCTCTTGCTATCGTGGATAATTCCACTTCTTTAATCCTTGTTGAAATAGTGATTATATATGTTAGTGAATTTGCCGCGTTAACTTTGGGAGATGTGTGTATGAATTTGTAGATACTATATGTGAAACCTATGTGCGTGGTAATGCTGGGTGTAACATTTTTAAAGATAATGTAATAATTAGTTAATTTTTTGAGATAATTTATCTGAACTTATAGCACTTgattgatttttttttaaatttaaGAAGTTGAAATTTGACGAGGCCCTTTCTTGATGAAAATGATAATTTTGGCTGCTTGGAGTATTTGGGTCATCAATGATACAGGTGTGTAGCAAAATGGAAAGGGTTGGAAGTGAGATACATTTTTACAGCTAGCCAACCCGCGTTTTTTTCTTCGTAAGCCTTTGTGCGTATTATCAGATTTCTGTAAAATGTGTTCATTTGCTTGCCCTAGGATGTGCGACTTGATTCAAACTCTCCAACTCTTTATTCAGTTACCGTGGTGACCGAGGGAAGGAGATGGTGGCGGGAGGAATTAGGAAAAAAAAAGGTGGAGTCAATAGGAAAATAGAATAAACAATACTCCTTGCGATCCAAAATAATTGACGCAGCTCTAGTATACAAGATAGTGCAACTATATATTGCACTCTTACTTTCCTAGATCCTCACGGATACATCCTACATACGGGAGACATGAATAAAAGGTACTATGTGAAATAATGACTTGTGGGTTTATAAGGGTAGAAATATACTCCCTTCGGTTAACAAATTTCGTAGGATGCAAAACTGTCCAATCAATGGAACAcacttgttttcctcaaaaaatcaTAATAGTCAGTGCTTTAATATGCATTAACTACAACACATACACACGTGACCACTaaagcatggttaataatactcTTTCCGTTCCATAATATAAAACTCTGAGGGAGTAGTTTTTTTACGTATGAGAGAACTCATATGGGCACTTCTTTGGCTCGGTTGATGTGGTTGTATTTCTTCTCTAGCACGTGATAAATATTGAAAACTGTATATCTTATTGTTGTACGTAACGCTTGAATTCTTTAAAAAAATTTGACCATCATGATCCAAATCAATGGACAATATAATtttaatatatgtggatgaatgTCGTGGCTTATTTGATTTCTGTCTTAATTATATAATAGATAGATGTCATAGTAGGAATAATCTAGAATActaagggccagttcttttggacGGCTTAATAAATAAGCTGCCTCTCCCCAGCTTTAAAAATAAGCTGCTCTCAAAATTTGTTGAGACTTTTATATTAGTTATCCCACAACTAATTCAAAAGCCCCAACGAATGAGCGAGGCGGGAGGAGGCagcttattttttaagccgccaaaagaactgacCCTAATTGGTGGTAGCAGAAGTCATACACCGCGTCAACTTAATTTTACGCTTAGCTTATGCAAAAAACAAATACAAAAGAGAGAACTTTGTTGCCCTTTTCTTCTATGTCATAATTAGTAATAAAGTAATAATTAGTAATAAAGTAAGCTTTCTGGCTTTCTTCATTTTTGCATCCAGAATATGGTTTTTGATTAAATGGTTTATTTCACTTTTTCTTGGGTGTTCTATTTCAGAGAAAGAACGATTGGTTAAAGAGAATTGTTCCCCGTGGTCATATTTTGTATCCTTGGTCTTCCAGTCTCCAACGTACAATAGGATATTATTTTGCTTTCCTCGTCATATAAAACTTGAACTTCTTGAAGTAACTTGTGGAGACATGATCCTATAAAAAAAAACTCCAGGAAACAGGAGATCCAAAGTAAGTATTACTTCTCTAATAGTCATTGTTCGCCTTTTTTCGTGGCTAGGATGTTATCTGTTATTTGTTCTAATTTCACAATAGGAATATTTCCAGAATTTTATTGGTGTTAACATAAGTCAAACACCACGTAAACTAAACTTTCCACTTGGCTTAttcgaaaacaaaaaaaataagaaGTTACAAAAGAGAGAACTTCGTTGCACTTTTCTTCTGTGTCATAATAGTAATAAGCTAAGCTTTCTATGTTTTTTTCATTTTTGCGTTCAGAATATGTTTTTTTGTTTAATTGATTGATCTACTATCGTATTTGGGGTTCTATTTCTGTGAAAAAATGATTAGTTAACGAGAATTGAACTCTGTGGTCATAGCTGCATTATGTACATTGGTGTTCTAGTCTCCAATGGAATATAACGAGATTATGTTGTTTTCCTCGTGGTTAAACTTGATCTTCTTGAAGTGACTTTTGGAAAGGGGATCTAGATTTTGCAATAAACCCTGATCTTCTTGAGATACTGTTGGAAATAGCAGTTCCACGGTCAGTCAGTATTTCTCTAGCAATCTTTTTTTCCATCCTTGCATTCAGAACATGATTTTTGTTGAAGGTTTGATTTACTGTCATCTTCTTCATTCTATTTCAGACGGAGCAAGAATAGTTAAAGGGAATTCCCTATTTTCCTCGTGATAAATCTTGATCTTCTTAAAGTAACTTCTGGAAAGGGAAATTAGCTTTTGCAATAAACCCTAACCATAAAGCAACCACTGGAAACAACAAATCTGTTGTAAGTACTTCATCTTGTTTCCCCGTCCCTTTGGTTATAACACAATCTTTTGTTTGGTGTAATTTATAAATGGCCAAATTTCCAGAATAGTAATTCAATCTAGCTGAAGTTGTACAATGTGTCTTTCACCTTAAGCTCTGACTCTATTTAATTTCATTTCTTTCCTACTAAGATTTTCTGTTAATCCTATTTTTTGGCAAGATTATTAATAGTTTGAAATAGTGAATTATAGATATCGCTGTTGATACCTAATTAAAGcccactccccttactttttcatgTCTGTCTTCTCCACATAGATAAAATCGCCATGTAAGCGGGCTATAAGCCTGCCATTGTACTTGCTCTAACCcacttctcttctctctcctccaaCTCAACATATATATAATATTTAAATCCATATAGCTTGCATATATCACCTTATTGTAACTGCTCTAAATGATCATGAACTCTTGTACTGGTCAATTTTCTTTTAATGCACTAAATTTAAAATGGTGATGAAGAGGAATGAAAACGGGACTAACAAAGTGGAAAAAACTGGAAAAGTGAGATAGACCCAACAAACCAAAAATGAGGGAGTAACGAACATATATACATATGTAGGGTCATCTCTTAAGAGTCAACACCGCAAAGTTTGGTACTTCTAGATTTCTCCTTTTGAATGAATGCATGATACATGTTTCAATCTTGTGATTCACGTGCCTGCAAAACCTTCCATTTCCACTATCGATGTGCATTTCTTCCAAAACCATCGCATTCTCAGCGAAAAATTTGATGAGCTTGACACCAAGGCAATTCAACTTCTCAAAACCGGAATCGCAAACCCACTCTACTCAGTAAGCTCTGCAAGCACTGGAACGAGCGTCGACTCAAGGCAGGAATTTCAGAAACTTCATCATATGCAACACTACTGATGGCTTCATCGTCTCCTTCCCCAGAATCGCAGCCGCAATCAAAACGATCGATGGGGTTGTCGCGGCTAGATCGGAATTT
The Aegilops tauschii subsp. strangulata cultivar AL8/78 chromosome 3, Aet v6.0, whole genome shotgun sequence genome window above contains:
- the LOC109764839 gene encoding conserved oligomeric Golgi complex subunit 4, producing the protein MAVPSAAPTPRSPRPDSSAAADAPADAAPSLDFGDPASLAALRGLTDAGAATRLLHECVAYQRALDARLDALLARRPDLDRAAASLLRSAPPLLSLAASDAAALRESSSSTAALAEALSSRVRHLDAAHSRAESALARAEAALDRSRALDAARRALAADDLAAAATAAHEFLAIDARFPTDDDLRRDLLDIKRRLEGLARRRLSAAVDAQDHPAVLRLVRLFPLLDLAPEGLQVYVAYLKKVVALRARADFEHLTDLISATQPTPERPDFVGCLTRLFKDIVLAVEENDAVLRELRGEDGVAYAIIELQEECDSRGTQILRRYADYRKLARLSSDINSYTKNLLSVMGSVANAAGGSEGPDPREVEIYLEEILALTQLGEDYTEFMVNKIRGLRDVKPELGPQAMKAFRNGSFNKMEKDLTGYYVILEEFFMVENIRKAIQIDEPVPDGLTTSMVDDVFFLLQSCCRRAAFTASINSLLAVLGGATSLLSNEFQEALQWRMREPNLGAKLFLGGVGVQKTGEEIATALNNMDVSSEYVLKLRHEVEELCAEIFHAPADREKIKSCLSELGEINASYKKILYSGLEHLVASIAPRIRPVLDTVTTVSYELDDAEYGENEVNDPWVQKLLLAVDTNVTWLQPMMTSNNYDSFVHLVIDFIVKRLEVIMMQKRFSQLGGLQLDKEVRSLINHFSEMSQRPVRDKFSRLSQMSTILNFERVSEILDFWGDNAGHLTWLLTPAEVRRVLGLRIDFRPEAISALRL